A window of the Dyadobacter pollutisoli genome harbors these coding sequences:
- the porU2 gene encoding putative type IX secretion system sortase PorU2: MNKSISTHLFFLLILLSLNSMSQVPWKGTYGNGWLVSGKKYVRLAITVKGIQQVNFSDLPVEFTAQTIDHEYLQLWHRGVQVDILSSDASKIIFYAEPNDGKFDELLCRPYANEPGITSRMNPYVSLFSDEGAYFLVLGTDKGLRANPINSGSVANPPVAAEAYHLNTDITTYKTDFSQSNSIFIYPTYLNSFYEYGKTLTGTRRFGNTLVSGFALNVKKLNAAAATVKPKVKVLLHSRSNQRSRDIRISVGPDAGNLRQAGSVNIAPFRPKEFEFELQLNGSLVGDIDANGVGTLAFQSNDNSDGSDIFSVSYYTVTYPQDFDMQGGNFYIFNIPPTAQSASRINLAGLPGAGTLQLFDISDADHPKAITNASAASFAIPRTSNATFNLLATTVTNVVAGSQMSMFTFSPIVPANYDYLIITTEGLFTAAQNYATYRAGTINPITKQSFKPLVLKIKDVYNQFNYGEPSAVAVRRCVDFLLSDGKRANKFLFLIGNATTYNLGTKNLDNEVPSIGYPGSDLLLVSGLGGETNQDIPAIPHGRLPTSDPVKAAAYLLKVQEYENLNNPVGIGYRKNVIHVAGGKTASEINTFSANLLNAANDFAANSPFTGDVFAFNKDLNNPCPAPVATGFTDCQTWADPGIITKVNEGAGALTYYGHGNPRVTDYFYGYVSDNGRGYTDNGKYSTLFFYGCDVNNVFRGFNETVSTLLTNNQRRPFTVDWLLTPNRGSVVVLGNTWEAYESILTPALDKEYSKVFTADHVRKPIGTILKETVAESIGALPNVNPDIPNYNYNFVQANLHQTLILGDPAIIPLLTTDPALPVELVSFTAKALDKHKVEVKWTTAREKNNSHFIVERSEDAKTFEAIGVIDGAGDNEGNKNYIFYDNNPLSGLSYYRLAQVDAPSNPGPGVEGARTNFRMVSVEIENSEAVVVSPNPSPSTFRIQLDPKMSIQSWNLLDGKGRILQAKGTGYSVDLTGYPSGVYFMEIATDKGDIFKRKLVKK, encoded by the coding sequence ATGAACAAAAGTATTTCTACTCATTTGTTTTTTCTTCTAATCCTTCTCTCTCTAAATTCTATGTCCCAGGTTCCATGGAAAGGAACCTATGGAAATGGCTGGCTGGTTAGCGGTAAAAAATATGTAAGGTTAGCAATAACCGTGAAAGGGATTCAGCAAGTGAATTTTTCGGATTTGCCTGTTGAGTTTACGGCTCAAACAATTGATCATGAATATCTGCAACTTTGGCATCGGGGAGTACAGGTGGATATTTTATCTTCCGATGCAAGCAAGATTATTTTTTATGCAGAACCCAATGATGGGAAATTTGATGAATTGCTTTGCAGACCGTACGCAAATGAACCTGGTATCACGTCCAGGATGAATCCGTACGTAAGTTTATTTTCTGACGAGGGGGCTTATTTTTTGGTACTTGGCACCGACAAGGGTTTAAGAGCCAACCCCATAAATTCGGGTAGTGTCGCCAATCCACCGGTCGCAGCAGAGGCGTACCATTTAAATACTGATATTACTACCTATAAAACGGATTTTTCGCAGAGCAACTCAATTTTCATTTATCCAACTTATCTGAATAGCTTCTACGAATACGGAAAGACGTTGACTGGTACGCGCAGATTTGGCAATACTCTGGTCAGTGGCTTTGCACTTAATGTCAAGAAACTAAACGCAGCCGCAGCAACAGTCAAGCCTAAAGTGAAGGTGCTATTGCATAGCCGAAGTAATCAGCGGTCACGTGATATACGCATAAGTGTTGGCCCAGACGCCGGTAATTTACGTCAGGCGGGGTCTGTTAATATCGCGCCTTTTAGACCGAAGGAATTTGAATTTGAGCTACAATTGAATGGAAGCCTGGTTGGTGACATTGATGCGAACGGAGTGGGAACGCTGGCATTTCAGTCAAACGATAATTCAGACGGTAGTGATATTTTCTCAGTGTCCTATTATACTGTGACTTATCCTCAGGATTTTGATATGCAAGGTGGAAATTTCTATATTTTTAACATTCCTCCCACTGCACAATCAGCTTCACGGATTAACTTGGCGGGCCTACCGGGTGCAGGTACACTTCAACTTTTTGACATTTCTGACGCGGACCATCCAAAGGCTATTACAAATGCCTCAGCAGCCAGTTTTGCGATTCCCAGGACAAGTAATGCTACTTTCAATCTTCTGGCAACCACGGTTACTAATGTAGTAGCTGGCTCACAGATGTCAATGTTTACATTTAGTCCAATAGTACCAGCGAATTATGACTACCTGATCATTACAACTGAAGGCTTATTTACTGCAGCACAAAACTATGCTACCTACCGGGCCGGAACTATTAATCCGATAACGAAGCAATCATTTAAACCGCTTGTTTTAAAGATCAAGGACGTTTACAATCAGTTTAACTATGGTGAGCCAAGCGCGGTAGCTGTACGCCGATGTGTGGATTTTTTACTATCTGACGGAAAGAGGGCAAACAAGTTTTTGTTTTTGATTGGAAATGCAACAACGTATAATTTAGGGACGAAAAATCTGGATAATGAAGTGCCCTCTATTGGCTACCCTGGCTCTGATTTGCTTTTGGTTTCGGGCCTTGGAGGGGAAACCAATCAGGATATCCCTGCCATTCCGCACGGAAGGCTGCCTACCAGTGATCCGGTTAAGGCTGCTGCATATCTGCTCAAAGTACAGGAATATGAAAATTTGAACAATCCAGTGGGAATAGGGTATCGCAAAAACGTAATTCATGTAGCTGGTGGAAAAACAGCCAGTGAAATAAATACCTTCAGTGCTAATCTTCTTAACGCAGCAAACGATTTTGCGGCGAATAGTCCATTTACTGGGGACGTATTCGCCTTCAATAAGGATTTGAACAATCCTTGTCCTGCACCAGTAGCGACTGGATTTACTGATTGTCAAACATGGGCTGATCCTGGTATCATTACCAAGGTAAATGAAGGGGCAGGTGCATTAACCTATTATGGACACGGCAATCCAAGGGTAACGGACTATTTTTATGGCTATGTGTCCGACAATGGCAGAGGATATACAGACAATGGAAAGTATTCTACCTTGTTTTTTTACGGCTGTGATGTGAATAATGTTTTTCGGGGGTTTAATGAAACTGTCAGTACACTGCTAACTAACAATCAGAGGCGCCCTTTTACTGTTGACTGGTTATTGACGCCAAATCGGGGATCGGTTGTGGTGCTCGGTAACACCTGGGAGGCATATGAATCTATTTTAACTCCGGCTTTGGATAAAGAATATTCAAAAGTGTTTACTGCGGATCATGTTAGGAAGCCGATCGGAACGATTCTGAAGGAGACTGTGGCTGAGAGTATTGGGGCTCTGCCCAATGTCAATCCGGATATACCGAACTACAACTATAATTTTGTTCAAGCCAACCTTCATCAGACTTTGATACTGGGGGATCCTGCCATTATACCTTTACTTACGACAGACCCTGCTTTGCCTGTTGAGCTGGTGTCGTTTACTGCAAAAGCGCTCGACAAACATAAAGTGGAAGTTAAGTGGACAACCGCGAGGGAAAAGAACAATAGTCACTTTATTGTTGAAAGAAGCGAAGATGCCAAAACGTTTGAGGCAATTGGAGTAATTGATGGTGCCGGAGACAATGAAGGGAATAAAAACTATATTTTTTATGACAATAACCCTTTGTCTGGCCTTAGTTATTATAGACTCGCGCAAGTGGATGCGCCATCTAATCCAGGGCCAGGTGTTGAAGGTGCAAGAACAAATTTCAGAATGGTCTCTGTTGAGATTGAAAACTCGGAAGCTGTGGTAGTATCTCCAAATCCAAGCCCATCTACGTTTAGAATTCAACTTGATCCTAAAATGAGCATTCAGAGCTGGAATTTATTGGATGGAAAAGGAAGAATCCTACAAGCCAAAGGTACCGGATATTCAGTAGACCTTACCGGTTATCCAAGTGGGGTATACTTTATGGAAATAGCTACAGACAAAGGAGATATATTTAAAAGAAAACTCGTAAAGAAGTAA